The window CATCGCGGTGCCGAGGCCGGTCACCGCGGCGGTCACCCCGCCGAGGGCCAGCGAGTCGCGGGCCGAGACCACGAGGGTCAGGAGTCCGACGACAACCATCGCGAACGGCAGACGTGCGACGAGCGCGATGGGGAAGTACGACAGTCCCGCGGCCTGGATCAGAGAGGTCGGGCGGGGCGCAGCAGAAGGAGTCATATGCATCAGGTCGATTCGGTCGGCCGCCCGGGTCGTCCGGCGGCGTTTCGTGCCGCCTTTGCGCGAAGCGCGAGGTGATGCACAGAGCCCGAGAAGTCTACCCGAGCTCGTCGCGCCACGAGTGGCGGGGCTCGAAGCCGAGCACGCGACGCGCCTTCTCTATCGAGAGCAGGGTGTCGTTCTCTCCGATCTCGCCGCGCACCTCGACGTCGGGGAACACCTCGGCCAGCAGCTCGGCGTTCGGCCTCGTCATCACCGTGTCGGCCGCGGCGATGATGAACGCCTCGAAGCCGGGCTCGGCCACGCGAAGTGCCCGCTCGATCGCCTGGGCGCCGTCGCGGGCGTCGATGTACCCCCAGAGGTTCCACTTGCGGCGCAGGGCGTCGCTGTCGAACGAGGGGAACTCGGCGTAGTCCTCGGGCACCATGACGTTCGAGAAGCGCAGGGCCGTGATCGACAGGTCGGGGTGCCAACGCACGAGCTCGCGCGCCATCCGCTCCTCGAGGGTCTTCACGAGCGAATACACGCTCTCGGGACGCGGCTCGTACTCCTCGTCGACGGGAACGTACGGCGGCGGCACGTCGAAGGGGAGTCCCAGCACCGTCTCGCTCGACGCGGCGACGATCCGGCGCACGCCCACGCGGATGGCCGCGTGGAAGACGTTGAAGCTCGCCGTCATGTTGTTGTGGAACGTCGCCACGTCGCTGCGGAGCCCCGGTGCCGGGATCGCCCCGAGGTGCACGACCGCGTCGACACCGTCGTGCTGGTCGTTCACCGCGCCCAGCGCGTCGACCACCTGTCCGTAGTCGGTCAGGTCGACCTGCACGAACCCGGGGCCGCGCTCGCCGGCGACGTCGAGGCCGATGACCTCGACGCCGCCGGCGCGCAGCTCACGGGCTACGACCGTGCCGAGCTTGCCGGAGGATCCGGTGAGGGCGATGCGCGTCACTGACATGTGTGTGCTCCGTATCCGTGCCCGATCTCGGTCGTCACCGCCTCTCCGTCGATGGTGGCGGATGCGGTGACCTCGACCTCTCCGGGCT of the Microbacterium invictum genome contains:
- a CDS encoding NAD(P)-dependent oxidoreductase; translated protein: MSVTRIALTGSSGKLGTVVARELRAGGVEVIGLDVAGERGPGFVQVDLTDYGQVVDALGAVNDQHDGVDAVVHLGAIPAPGLRSDVATFHNNMTASFNVFHAAIRVGVRRIVAASSETVLGLPFDVPPPYVPVDEEYEPRPESVYSLVKTLEERMARELVRWHPDLSITALRFSNVMVPEDYAEFPSFDSDALRRKWNLWGYIDARDGAQAIERALRVAEPGFEAFIIAAADTVMTRPNAELLAEVFPDVEVRGEIGENDTLLSIEKARRVLGFEPRHSWRDELG